From the genome of Amycolatopsis sp. NBC_01488, one region includes:
- a CDS encoding ArsR/SmtB family transcription factor, with amino-acid sequence MPHDNLRVLAHPLRMRILSLLTGTAMSAAEAARELGDTQANISYHLRRLHEAGLLEVAEEVTIRGGRAKRYRHDPDSGRRLTTRDPAEEQLLTKAIAGELLRRASQRAPGRRASLTDAELWVDPALWARVLEQASELSHDLHAAAQPPRTPGTVRVSASVALFELLEAGSEETP; translated from the coding sequence ATGCCGCACGACAACCTGCGCGTCCTGGCGCACCCGCTTCGCATGCGGATCCTGTCCCTCCTGACGGGAACGGCGATGAGCGCCGCCGAGGCGGCGCGCGAGCTGGGCGACACGCAGGCGAACATCAGCTACCACCTGCGCCGCCTGCACGAGGCGGGCCTGTTGGAGGTCGCAGAGGAAGTCACGATCCGCGGCGGCCGCGCGAAGCGCTATCGCCACGACCCGGACTCAGGCCGCCGCCTGACAACCCGCGACCCGGCGGAGGAGCAGCTGCTGACCAAGGCGATAGCAGGCGAACTCCTCCGGCGCGCGTCCCAGCGAGCCCCGGGCCGTCGAGCGTCCCTGACGGACGCGGAGCTGTGGGTGGACCCCGCACTCTGGGCGCGCGTGCTGGAGCAGGCATCGGAACTGAGCCACGACCTGCACGCGGCGGCCCAGCCACCACGCACCCCGGGGACGGTGCGGGTCAGCGCGAGCGTGGCGCTGTTCGAGCTGTTGGAGGCTGGTTCGGAGGAGACTCCGTGA
- a CDS encoding aldo/keto reductase, producing the protein MHHARDLGVNFFDTAQAYGRGRSEVLLGRALKNRQDVVIATKGGINPRAERPRDSRRAWLTQGLEQSLRNLDVDHIDLYQVHWPDPDTPAADVAGLLREFVDAGKVRHVGVSNYTARQLADLGVAETLQPPYHLFRRGIETDPLPYAREHDIGVFVYSPLGSGLLTGALTPDTTFEPADWRSKSSAFQGDNLRRNLKIVDELKAFAARRGLEVGQLAIAWTLARPGVHAAIVGARRPKHIEASIAAADVELTSDDLAEIDRITADAVQVAGAAPEGIA; encoded by the coding sequence ATCCACCACGCCCGCGACCTCGGCGTGAACTTCTTCGACACCGCGCAGGCCTACGGCCGCGGCCGGTCCGAGGTGCTGCTGGGGCGCGCCCTCAAGAACCGCCAGGACGTCGTCATCGCCACCAAGGGTGGCATCAACCCGCGTGCCGAACGGCCGCGCGACTCCCGCCGCGCCTGGCTCACCCAGGGGCTCGAGCAGAGCCTGCGCAACCTGGACGTCGACCACATCGACCTCTACCAGGTGCACTGGCCCGACCCGGACACGCCGGCCGCCGACGTCGCCGGGCTGCTGCGGGAGTTCGTCGACGCCGGGAAGGTCCGGCACGTCGGCGTCTCGAACTACACCGCGCGACAGCTGGCGGACCTCGGCGTGGCGGAGACGCTCCAGCCGCCCTACCACCTCTTCCGCCGCGGCATCGAGACCGACCCGCTGCCCTACGCCCGCGAGCACGACATCGGCGTCTTCGTCTACAGCCCGCTCGGCAGCGGCCTGCTCACCGGCGCGCTCACCCCGGACACGACGTTCGAACCCGCCGACTGGCGCTCGAAGTCGAGCGCCTTCCAAGGCGACAACCTGCGCCGGAACCTCAAGATCGTCGACGAGCTCAAGGCGTTCGCCGCCCGCCGCGGCCTCGAGGTCGGCCAGCTCGCCATCGCCTGGACGCTCGCCCGGCCCGGGGTGCACGCCGCCATCGTCGGCGCGCGCCGGCCGAAGCACATCGAAGCGAGCATCGCCGCCGCCGATGTCGAGCTGACATCCGATGACTTGGCCGAAATCGACCGCATCACCGCCGACGCCGTCCAGGTCGCCGGGGCTGCGCCGGAAGGGATCGCCTAG
- the pqqB gene encoding pyrroloquinoline quinone biosynthesis protein PqqB, with protein MKVILLGTAAGGGCPQWNCACRLCTAGLPPRTQDCVAVSADGVGWYLLNCSPDIRVQILSTPALRAGPGPRESPLRGVLLTDAELDHSLGLLMLREAGGLPVSAPDAVLSALSPFRAIVDGYGGWTSLVDLPGLRVDLLPVSDKKPKYVSSTEDGPWVVAYRIIDLSTGGVLVYAPCLKSWPSGFDSFVEGASLVLLDGTFYAPDEMAGVGGPDQLAMGHLPITASLARLAGRPGRWAFTHLNNTNPVLDPASSEHAMVLSAGTLLPADGAEFSL; from the coding sequence GTGAAGGTGATCCTGCTCGGCACCGCGGCGGGCGGCGGATGTCCACAGTGGAACTGCGCGTGCCGCCTGTGCACGGCCGGACTGCCGCCGCGCACGCAGGACTGCGTCGCGGTCAGCGCGGACGGCGTCGGCTGGTACCTGCTCAACTGCTCGCCGGACATCCGCGTCCAGATCCTTTCCACGCCTGCGCTGCGGGCAGGGCCCGGACCGCGCGAGAGCCCGCTGCGCGGAGTGCTGCTGACCGACGCGGAACTCGACCACTCGCTGGGCCTGCTGATGCTGCGCGAGGCCGGTGGGCTCCCGGTGTCCGCGCCGGACGCGGTGCTGAGCGCGCTGTCTCCGTTTCGCGCGATCGTCGACGGCTACGGCGGCTGGACGTCCCTTGTGGACCTTCCCGGACTGCGGGTCGACCTGCTTCCGGTGAGCGACAAGAAGCCGAAGTACGTTTCGTCCACGGAGGACGGACCGTGGGTGGTCGCCTACCGGATCATAGATCTGTCGACCGGCGGCGTGCTGGTGTACGCGCCGTGCTTGAAGAGCTGGCCTTCGGGGTTCGACTCCTTCGTGGAGGGTGCCTCTCTGGTGCTCCTGGACGGAACGTTCTACGCGCCGGACGAGATGGCCGGCGTCGGCGGCCCGGACCAGCTCGCGATGGGACACCTGCCGATCACCGCGAGCCTGGCCCGGCTCGCCGGTCGGCCCGGACGCTGGGCGTTCACGCACCTCAACAACACGAACCCGGTGCTGGACCCGGCGTCGTCCGAGCACGCGATGGTCCTGTCCGCCGGTACTCTGCTCCCGGCGGACGGCGCTGAGTTTTCGCTCTAG
- the pqqE gene encoding pyrroloquinoline quinone biosynthesis protein PqqE: MDVTPPLGLLAELTHRCPLHCPYCSNPVELVSRAAQLSTSDWTSVLSQARELGVLQVHLSGGEPLARPDLPELVAHASSLGCYVNLVTSGLGLTSARLDDLLSRGLAHVQLSAQGATRERSDLLAGARAFDHKLAAAALVKESGLPLSLNVVLHRRNHDQLAGIIELAERMGADRLELANTQYYGWALRNREALMPTPAQLAAAEPVVRAAVSRLRDTMEIVYVVADYYEPYPKPCMYGWGARQLTVAPDGTVLPCPAASAISTLSLSNVRDTPLADIWYRSSSFNAYRGEDWMSEPCRTCDRRGVDFGGCRCQAFLLTGDAAATDPVCSRSPQRSVVDLVLARPPASDLVMRR, translated from the coding sequence GTGGACGTGACCCCGCCGCTCGGCCTGCTGGCCGAGCTGACCCACCGCTGCCCGCTGCACTGTCCTTACTGCTCGAACCCGGTCGAACTCGTCTCGCGCGCCGCCCAGCTGTCCACTTCGGACTGGACGTCCGTGCTTTCGCAAGCGCGTGAGCTGGGCGTGCTGCAGGTGCACCTATCGGGCGGTGAGCCCCTGGCGCGACCGGACCTGCCCGAGCTGGTGGCGCACGCGAGTTCGCTCGGGTGCTACGTCAACCTCGTCACCTCCGGGCTCGGCTTGACGTCCGCGCGGCTCGACGACCTGCTCTCGCGCGGGCTCGCGCACGTCCAGCTGTCGGCGCAGGGCGCGACGCGGGAACGGTCCGACCTGCTGGCCGGCGCACGAGCGTTCGACCACAAGCTCGCCGCGGCCGCTCTGGTGAAGGAGTCCGGGCTGCCGCTGTCGCTGAACGTGGTGCTGCACCGCCGGAACCACGACCAGCTGGCCGGGATCATCGAGCTGGCGGAGCGGATGGGCGCCGACCGCCTCGAACTGGCCAACACGCAGTACTACGGCTGGGCGTTGCGCAACCGGGAGGCGCTGATGCCGACTCCGGCGCAGCTCGCCGCCGCCGAGCCGGTGGTGCGCGCGGCCGTGTCCCGTTTGCGGGACACGATGGAGATCGTCTACGTCGTCGCCGACTACTACGAGCCGTACCCGAAGCCGTGCATGTACGGGTGGGGCGCGCGGCAGCTGACTGTCGCGCCGGACGGGACGGTGCTGCCGTGCCCGGCGGCGTCGGCGATTTCGACGCTCTCGCTGTCCAACGTCCGCGACACACCGCTCGCCGACATCTGGTACCGCTCCTCGTCGTTCAACGCCTACCGCGGCGAAGACTGGATGTCCGAACCCTGCCGGACGTGCGACCGCCGCGGCGTCGACTTCGGCGGCTGCCGCTGCCAGGCGTTCCTGCTCACCGGCGACGCCGCGGCCACCGACCCGGTGTGCTCGCGGTCGCCGCAGCGGTCCGTCGTCGATCTCGTTCTCGCCCGGCCTCCGGCTTCCGACCTGGTCATGCGCCGGTGA
- the pqqD gene encoding pyrroloquinoline quinone biosynthesis peptide chaperone PqqD, giving the protein MIAVDSVPELRRGVRLSFDHVRETHVLLFPEGVLVPNTTAAAVLELCDGTRTVTDITAVLGKRFTGVREQDVLDVLSRLGERRVVAWT; this is encoded by the coding sequence ATGATCGCCGTCGACTCCGTTCCCGAGCTGCGCCGCGGAGTGCGGCTGTCCTTCGACCACGTCCGGGAGACGCACGTCCTGCTGTTCCCCGAAGGCGTGCTCGTCCCGAACACCACCGCGGCCGCGGTGCTCGAACTCTGCGACGGCACCCGGACCGTCACCGACATCACGGCGGTCTTGGGAAAGCGCTTCACCGGCGTCCGGGAGCAGGACGTCCTCGACGTGCTGTCCCGGCTGGGCGAACGGCGGGTCGTCGCGTGGACGTGA
- the pqqC gene encoding pyrroloquinoline-quinone synthase PqqC, with protein sequence MPVEPLAESAFIEALRGLSHRYWGTHPFHRRLHAGELDEHRLRIWAANRWYYQCRLPQKDAAIISNCPLPEIRRQWLDRIVYHDGPHAGTGGIERWLRLCEAVGLDRDEVLDERHVAPGVRFAVDAYVTFARTKPWWEAVASGLTEMFAGHLMQQRVADMLAHYSWIAREDLAYFTNRIDKVSGEGKDTLDIVVRHCVTREQQDRAIAALSFKCDVLWSMLDAIERA encoded by the coding sequence ATGCCCGTCGAGCCACTCGCGGAAAGCGCATTCATCGAGGCCCTGCGCGGTCTTTCGCACCGGTACTGGGGCACGCACCCGTTCCACCGCCGGCTGCACGCGGGTGAGCTCGACGAGCACCGGCTGCGGATCTGGGCGGCCAACCGCTGGTACTACCAGTGCCGGCTGCCGCAGAAGGACGCCGCGATCATCAGCAACTGCCCGCTGCCGGAGATCCGGCGCCAGTGGCTCGACCGGATCGTCTACCACGACGGCCCGCACGCCGGCACCGGCGGGATCGAGCGCTGGCTGCGGCTCTGCGAGGCGGTCGGCCTGGACCGGGACGAGGTTCTCGACGAGCGGCACGTCGCTCCGGGCGTCCGGTTCGCCGTCGACGCCTACGTGACTTTCGCGCGGACGAAGCCCTGGTGGGAGGCCGTCGCTTCGGGACTCACGGAGATGTTCGCCGGACATCTGATGCAGCAGCGCGTCGCGGACATGCTCGCGCACTATTCGTGGATCGCGCGCGAAGACCTCGCCTACTTCACCAACCGCATCGACAAGGTCTCCGGCGAGGGCAAGGACACGCTCGACATCGTGGTCCGCCACTGCGTCACGCGGGAGCAGCAGGACCGCGCGATCGCCGCGCTGTCGTTCAAGTGCGACGTCCTGTGGTCGATGCTCGACGCGATCGAGCGCGCATGA
- the pqqA gene encoding pyrroloquinoline quinone precursor peptide PqqA, with protein sequence MTEVWTTPDFVEYETPMEVTAYAARMAD encoded by the coding sequence ATGACCGAGGTGTGGACGACCCCCGACTTCGTCGAGTACGAAACGCCCATGGAGGTCACCGCTTACGCGGCCCGCATGGCGGACTGA
- a CDS encoding WS/DGAT/MGAT family O-acyltransferase, whose amino-acid sequence MAMMPVTDSMFLLVETREHPMHVGGLQLFKKPDGAGPEYLRDIRRSLLESDNMRSVFRRRPARPVNTLGHVAWTTDAELELDYHFRHSALPQPGRVRELLELTSRWHSTLLDRHRPLWETHLVEGLADGRFAVYTKVHHALMDGVSALRQLQGTLSDDPADLECPPWWGSRRKPSEGRVKSPRSFLETAGKTVNQLAGLAPAAVKVAREAFGEHTVTLPGQAPRTMFNVPIGGARRFAAQSWSLDRVRQVATAAGVSRNDVVLAMCSGALRDYLIEQRALPDAPLVAMVPVSLRRQNDPGEAAGNNIGALLCNLATDLPDAGKRLVTIHQSMRNGKRLFSELTPLQTLLLSAVNVAQLGVSPIPGVVNNTRPPFNLVISNVPGPRKQMYWNGAQLDGIYPASVLLDGQAVNITLTSNGDHLDFGVTGCRRSVPHLQRILTHLDTALVELEAAVR is encoded by the coding sequence ATGGCGATGATGCCCGTGACCGACTCGATGTTCCTCCTCGTCGAAACGCGCGAGCATCCGATGCACGTGGGCGGCCTGCAGTTGTTCAAGAAGCCGGACGGCGCCGGGCCGGAGTACCTGCGCGACATCCGCCGATCGCTGCTGGAGTCCGACAACATGCGCTCGGTGTTCCGGCGCCGCCCGGCCCGGCCGGTGAACACGCTCGGGCACGTGGCCTGGACGACCGACGCCGAGCTCGAGCTGGACTACCACTTCCGGCACTCCGCGCTGCCGCAGCCGGGCCGCGTCCGCGAACTGCTGGAGCTGACGTCACGCTGGCACAGCACCCTGCTCGACAGGCACCGCCCGCTGTGGGAGACGCACCTCGTCGAGGGTCTTGCCGACGGCCGGTTCGCCGTCTACACCAAGGTGCACCACGCGTTGATGGACGGCGTCTCGGCGCTGCGCCAGCTGCAGGGCACGCTGTCGGACGACCCCGCGGACCTCGAGTGCCCGCCGTGGTGGGGCAGCCGGCGTAAACCGAGCGAAGGCCGCGTCAAGAGCCCGCGGTCGTTCCTGGAGACCGCGGGCAAGACGGTCAACCAGCTCGCCGGGCTGGCGCCGGCCGCGGTGAAGGTGGCGCGCGAGGCGTTCGGCGAGCACACCGTGACCCTGCCGGGGCAGGCGCCGCGGACGATGTTCAACGTGCCCATCGGCGGCGCGCGGCGGTTCGCGGCGCAGTCGTGGTCGCTGGACCGAGTCCGTCAGGTGGCCACGGCGGCCGGGGTGTCGCGCAACGACGTCGTGCTCGCGATGTGCTCGGGCGCGCTGCGGGACTACCTCATCGAGCAGCGCGCGCTCCCGGACGCGCCGCTGGTCGCGATGGTGCCGGTGTCGCTGCGCCGCCAGAACGACCCGGGTGAGGCGGCGGGCAACAACATCGGCGCGCTGCTGTGCAACCTGGCCACCGACCTGCCCGACGCGGGCAAGCGGCTCGTCACCATCCACCAGTCGATGCGCAACGGCAAGCGGCTGTTCTCGGAGCTGACGCCGTTGCAGACGCTGTTGTTATCCGCGGTTAACGTCGCGCAGCTGGGCGTCTCGCCGATCCCGGGCGTCGTCAACAACACGCGGCCGCCGTTCAACCTGGTGATCTCGAACGTGCCGGGGCCGCGCAAGCAGATGTACTGGAACGGCGCGCAGCTCGACGGCATCTACCCGGCGTCGGTGCTGCTCGACGGCCAAGCCGTGAACATCACGCTGACCAGCAACGGCGACCACCTCGACTTCGGTGTCACGGGCTGCCGCCGCAGCGTGCCGCACCTGCAGCGGATCCTGACCCACCTCGACACGGCGTTGGTGGAGCTGGAAGCCGCGGTCAGGTAG
- a CDS encoding NAD(P)/FAD-dependent oxidoreductase: protein MTVRGARETSVPPMAECVVIGGGVIGVSCAFHLAEAGVDVLLLERGGLGGGSTARAAGGIRSSFTSRVNVELGLRGLAAYSTFSERFGVEIDFRRDGYLYLLTDPAEVTAIGHCAELQRAYGVRSHLLTPAEAKGVLPVLEMDGIVAALWSPDDAKATPDAVVQGYAKAARACGATLRTGVEVTGIQRDGDRLTGVNTAAGFVRAGAVVCAAGAWSGRVGELAGLDLPVRPFRRQVVFTGPVPGLPDKVPLTIEMPSAFYFHREGPGLAMSFSEDDGFPGFGTHYEAGEWLPRLAELAGRRVPAVLDAGIRTAWAGLYEVTPDRNQIVGESVLLSRFFYATGFSGHGFQMGPATGELIRDLYLGRPPVVDIAELDVRRFESADTAPAEHNIV from the coding sequence ATGACCGTCCGCGGCGCACGGGAAACGTCGGTGCCACCGATGGCCGAGTGCGTGGTGATCGGCGGCGGTGTGATCGGCGTGAGCTGCGCGTTCCACTTGGCGGAGGCCGGCGTCGACGTCCTGCTGCTGGAGCGCGGCGGCCTTGGCGGGGGCTCGACGGCGAGGGCCGCGGGCGGCATCCGGTCGTCGTTCACCAGCCGCGTCAACGTCGAGCTGGGCCTGCGCGGGCTCGCGGCGTACAGCACTTTCTCGGAGCGCTTCGGCGTCGAGATCGACTTCCGCCGCGACGGCTACCTGTACCTGCTCACCGACCCCGCGGAGGTGACTGCAATCGGACATTGCGCGGAGCTGCAGCGGGCGTACGGAGTGCGCAGCCACCTGCTGACTCCCGCGGAAGCGAAGGGTGTCCTCCCGGTGCTCGAGATGGACGGGATCGTCGCCGCGCTGTGGTCGCCGGACGACGCGAAGGCGACTCCGGACGCGGTAGTCCAGGGTTATGCGAAGGCGGCGAGAGCATGCGGCGCGACGCTCCGGACCGGCGTCGAGGTCACCGGGATCCAGCGTGACGGCGACAGGTTAACCGGCGTTAACACGGCGGCGGGGTTCGTTCGGGCCGGCGCGGTGGTGTGCGCGGCGGGCGCGTGGTCGGGACGGGTCGGCGAGCTGGCCGGCCTCGATCTCCCGGTGCGCCCGTTCCGGCGCCAGGTCGTGTTCACCGGGCCGGTGCCCGGGCTCCCGGACAAGGTGCCGCTGACCATCGAGATGCCGTCGGCGTTCTACTTCCACCGCGAGGGTCCTGGCCTGGCCATGTCGTTCAGCGAGGACGACGGCTTCCCGGGGTTCGGCACCCACTACGAAGCGGGCGAGTGGCTGCCGCGGCTGGCCGAGCTGGCGGGCCGTCGCGTCCCGGCCGTGCTCGACGCCGGGATCCGCACGGCCTGGGCCGGGTTGTACGAAGTGACGCCCGACCGCAACCAGATCGTGGGGGAAAGCGTCCTGCTGTCGCGGTTCTTCTACGCGACCGGCTTCTCCGGGCACGGGTTCCAGATGGGCCCGGCGACCGGCGAGCTGATCCGGGACCTCTACCTGGGCAGACCGCCGGTCGTGGACATCGCGGAACTGGACGTCCGGCGCTTCGAAAGCGCCGATACCGCACCGGCGGAGCACAACATCGTCTAG
- a CDS encoding thiamine pyrophosphate-binding protein: MDALEGLGTEIVFGLPGVHNLPLWEALAETRIKLVGVRHEQTAGYAADGYARATGKLGVALVTTGPGAANTLGAVGEAMASAAPVLVIATDIPSTLRRPGVVRGVLHETSDQQAMFAPVTKGGFTVRAADQIGTTVHRAARLAVQPQSGPVYLGVPTDYLRETVPHRRPPAPHRKPDGDVPDLARAEAMLSDAEHPLIWAGGGALRSGAGDAIGALAEKIAAPVITTFGARGLLPLDHPCLAPNPVHTPEVGELWDEADVVLAIGTDFDGLMTQNWRMPKPRKLVAVNVDADDAAKNYPPDLTLVGDARAIVERLLPKERPGLDDITLRLAGIGRRVRQRIRDEEPQAYDFLSTLDEVLPTDAVLVSDMCVAGYWVGGFHRVRAPRKLAYPMGWGTLGYGFPASLGAAAAGVGRAICITGDGGFLYGCGDLATLAQEQLPVTVVLVDDGGYGMLRYDQDREGLPHRGVDWDSPDFVGLARSFGVHADRVSGFGRAFRRLLGEFVESDEPNVLVVKARLKPPLNTSPRWYRT, from the coding sequence GTGGACGCGCTCGAAGGGCTGGGGACGGAGATCGTTTTCGGCCTTCCGGGGGTGCACAACCTGCCGTTGTGGGAGGCGCTCGCCGAGACCCGCATCAAGCTCGTCGGGGTCCGTCACGAACAGACCGCCGGGTACGCGGCCGACGGCTACGCGCGTGCGACCGGCAAGCTCGGCGTCGCCCTCGTCACCACCGGGCCGGGCGCGGCGAACACCCTCGGCGCGGTCGGCGAAGCCATGGCGTCCGCGGCTCCGGTGCTGGTCATCGCCACCGACATCCCCTCGACACTGCGGCGCCCCGGCGTCGTGCGCGGAGTGCTGCACGAGACGTCCGACCAGCAGGCGATGTTCGCGCCGGTGACCAAGGGCGGCTTCACCGTGCGGGCCGCCGACCAGATCGGCACCACCGTGCACCGCGCGGCCCGGCTCGCGGTGCAGCCGCAGAGCGGGCCGGTCTACCTCGGCGTCCCGACCGACTACCTGCGCGAGACCGTGCCGCACCGGCGCCCGCCCGCGCCGCACCGCAAGCCCGACGGCGACGTCCCGGACCTCGCGCGGGCCGAGGCGATGCTCTCCGACGCGGAGCACCCGCTGATCTGGGCCGGCGGCGGCGCGCTGCGGTCGGGCGCGGGTGACGCCATCGGCGCGCTCGCCGAGAAGATCGCCGCGCCGGTCATCACGACGTTCGGCGCCCGCGGCCTGCTCCCGCTCGACCACCCGTGCCTCGCGCCCAACCCCGTGCACACGCCCGAGGTCGGCGAGCTGTGGGACGAGGCCGACGTCGTGCTCGCCATCGGCACCGACTTCGACGGCCTGATGACGCAGAACTGGCGGATGCCGAAGCCGCGGAAGCTCGTCGCGGTCAACGTCGACGCCGACGACGCCGCCAAGAACTACCCGCCCGACCTGACGCTGGTCGGCGACGCACGCGCGATCGTCGAACGGCTGCTGCCAAAAGAACGGCCGGGCCTGGACGACATCACGCTGCGGCTGGCCGGCATCGGCCGGCGCGTGCGCCAGCGGATCCGCGACGAAGAGCCGCAGGCCTACGACTTCCTGTCCACTTTGGACGAAGTACTGCCGACGGACGCCGTGCTGGTGTCCGACATGTGCGTCGCCGGTTACTGGGTCGGTGGCTTCCACCGGGTGCGGGCGCCGCGCAAGCTCGCCTACCCGATGGGCTGGGGCACCCTCGGCTACGGCTTCCCCGCGTCGCTCGGCGCCGCCGCGGCGGGTGTCGGGCGCGCCATCTGCATCACCGGCGACGGCGGGTTCCTCTACGGCTGCGGCGATCTGGCGACGCTCGCGCAGGAACAGCTGCCGGTGACGGTCGTCCTGGTCGACGACGGCGGCTACGGGATGCTGCGCTACGACCAGGACCGCGAGGGCCTGCCGCACCGCGGCGTCGACTGGGACAGCCCGGACTTCGTCGGTTTGGCCCGCTCCTTCGGCGTGCACGCGGACCGCGTGTCCGGCTTCGGGCGCGCGTTCCGGCGGCTGCTCGGCGAGTTCGTCGAATCGGACGAGCCGAACGTCCTGGTCGTGAAGGCCAGGCTGAAGCCACCGCTGAACACTTCGCCCCGGTGGTACCGCACATGA
- a CDS encoding hydantoinase/oxoprolinase family protein, giving the protein MRIGVDIGGTFTDLCAVDETGIVAVGKVLTTHDEPARAVEEGLAALLTDPGVVEQVVHGTTLVTNALIERKGSRTALLATAGFRDVLEMRREHRYELYDLHLELPAPLVPRHLRFDVPERILADGSVHIGLDEEYVARLGRELAGRGVEAVAVCFLHAFTNPAHEWRVAEILAEVAPGLRVALSSDVVPEIREFERASTTVANVYVQDLTERYLRDLEHRLRRLGITGAPHIMLSNGGLATVDTAARHPIRILESGPAGGALAAASIGPPDLLAFDMGGTTAKLCLIAGGAPLVTHQFEVDRKYRLLPGSGLPVQVPVTDMIEIGVGGGSIARIDALGLLTVGPDSAGSEPGPVCYGRGGTEPTVTDADLVLGYLDPAYFLGGGMKLDAEAARAVLREKIAEPLGMSVEEAAWGIHTSVNEDMANAARVHAVERGQDPAKLPMYTFGGAGPVHGVGVARALGAPSVVAPPAAGVLSAAGFLTAPLAFDFVRSARAAVHDLAWEQVDALFAEMEAEGAALLAKSGVDKVTHRRIAEMRYAGQGYEIRVPVRGGRWPDTLIDEFTRTYRTLYRRSGPEVGVEVLNWRVVSSGPAPDVTLRLKPQVTGGAARKGMRRAYFPSAGGFVDTAVFDRYLLTPGERVDGPSIVEERESTVVVPPGAHCVVRDDAALEVTV; this is encoded by the coding sequence ATGAGGATCGGCGTCGACATCGGTGGCACGTTCACCGACCTCTGCGCGGTGGACGAGACCGGGATCGTCGCGGTCGGCAAGGTCCTGACCACCCACGACGAGCCCGCGCGGGCGGTCGAGGAGGGCCTGGCCGCGCTGCTCACGGACCCGGGGGTCGTCGAGCAGGTCGTGCACGGGACGACGCTGGTGACGAACGCGCTGATCGAGCGCAAGGGGTCGCGGACGGCGCTGCTCGCGACGGCGGGCTTCCGCGACGTCCTGGAGATGCGCCGCGAGCACCGGTACGAGCTGTACGACCTGCACCTCGAGCTGCCCGCGCCGCTGGTCCCACGGCACCTGCGCTTCGACGTCCCCGAGCGGATCCTCGCCGACGGCTCCGTCCACATCGGACTCGACGAGGAGTACGTCGCCCGGCTCGGTCGTGAGCTGGCGGGACGCGGCGTCGAAGCCGTCGCGGTCTGCTTCCTGCACGCGTTCACCAACCCGGCGCACGAGTGGCGCGTCGCCGAGATCCTGGCCGAGGTGGCACCCGGGCTGCGCGTCGCGCTGTCCTCCGACGTCGTCCCCGAGATCCGCGAATTCGAACGCGCGTCGACCACGGTCGCGAACGTCTACGTCCAGGACCTGACCGAACGCTACCTGCGCGACCTCGAACACCGGCTGCGACGGCTCGGCATCACCGGCGCGCCGCACATCATGCTGTCCAACGGCGGTCTGGCCACTGTGGACACCGCGGCCCGGCACCCGATCCGCATCCTCGAGTCCGGGCCGGCCGGTGGCGCGCTGGCCGCCGCGTCGATCGGGCCGCCGGACCTGCTGGCCTTCGACATGGGCGGTACCACGGCGAAGCTGTGCCTGATCGCCGGCGGCGCGCCGCTCGTCACGCACCAGTTCGAAGTGGACCGCAAGTACCGCCTGCTGCCCGGCTCCGGGCTGCCGGTGCAGGTGCCCGTGACGGACATGATCGAGATCGGCGTCGGCGGCGGGTCGATCGCCCGGATCGACGCGCTCGGCCTGCTGACCGTCGGGCCCGACTCGGCCGGATCCGAGCCCGGGCCGGTCTGCTACGGCCGCGGCGGCACCGAGCCGACGGTGACCGACGCCGACCTCGTGCTCGGCTACCTGGACCCGGCCTACTTCCTCGGCGGGGGAATGAAACTCGATGCCGAGGCCGCGAGGGCCGTCCTGCGCGAAAAGATCGCCGAGCCGCTCGGCATGAGCGTCGAAGAGGCCGCGTGGGGCATCCACACGAGCGTCAACGAGGACATGGCCAACGCCGCCCGCGTGCACGCCGTCGAGCGTGGGCAGGATCCCGCGAAGCTGCCGATGTACACGTTCGGCGGCGCGGGCCCGGTGCACGGCGTCGGCGTCGCGCGGGCGCTCGGAGCGCCGTCGGTCGTCGCGCCGCCCGCCGCGGGAGTGCTGAGCGCGGCGGGGTTCCTCACCGCGCCGTTGGCGTTCGACTTCGTCCGGTCGGCCCGCGCGGCCGTGCACGACCTCGCCTGGGAGCAGGTCGACGCGTTGTTCGCCGAGATGGAAGCCGAGGGCGCGGCGCTGCTCGCGAAGTCCGGAGTGGACAAAGTGACGCACCGGCGCATCGCCGAGATGCGCTACGCCGGGCAGGGCTACGAGATCCGCGTCCCGGTCCGCGGCGGCCGCTGGCCGGACACCCTGATCGACGAGTTCACCCGCACCTACCGGACGCTCTACCGGCGGAGCGGTCCCGAGGTCGGCGTCGAGGTCTTGAATTGGCGCGTCGTCTCCAGCGGGCCGGCGCCGGACGTCACGTTGCGGCTGAAACCGCAGGTCACCGGCGGTGCCGCGCGCAAGGGAATGCGCAGGGCCTACTTCCCGTCGGCCGGTGGATTCGTCGACACGGCGGTCTTCGACCGGTACCTCCTCACCCCGGGTGAGCGCGTCGACGGGCCGTCCATCGTGGAGGAACGCGAGTCCACAGTGGTCGTCCCGCCGGGTGCGCACTGCGTCGTCCGCGACGACGCCGCGCTGGAGGTGACGGTGTGA